The Engraulis encrasicolus isolate BLACKSEA-1 chromosome 3, IST_EnEncr_1.0, whole genome shotgun sequence genome segment CATTAAACTTCACTGGATTTCCTACTCTGTTGCATGACTCATCAATAATAATATTACATCAGTTTGACACAGATTCATTCACTTTTGTATTAGTAGATTCAGTCTGATTATCAACAATCATCCGTTATTActgctctgtgtctctgtctgtcactgtaGCTAGAcccaccaccctctctccctacctcccatctctctctctctctctctctctctctctctctttctctctctctctctctctctaaattgcAGTGTGAATTGTGGAATGTGActatttggttttggtggtgcaGAAAAGGTCAGCCTCCATTGCTTGTGAGGTTGTCCATTCCATTGTAAAGATTTGGCAACCAATCTATTTCGATTTAGATTAGATGCCTTTATTGtgcccaaggggaaatttgtttccaccaccatcaaacataTTTACAGCcaaaaataaagacagaaaaccaaaaacacatacacaatagAGTACACAAGGACAACATCAGGACATCAAGTGCAATATATGGTCATGCACAAATACTGTCAATAAAACACACAAGCCTactctcaacatacacacacacacacccactcatacaTGCATACTTCAATACAGATACTAACTTTAGACAACATAAACACTtactcacacaaaaaaacatacagccATACCAACAATCACATACTATATCCAGGGGGGGACCATACCAGGTTATTGTGGTAGGTTGTTGTTCAGTGCTGTGATGACAGATGGAGTACAGCTTTTGTTAAAACGTGCTTGTCCCCACCTGAGGGTTCTGTACCTCCGTCCGGATGGGAGAAGTGTGAAATGATGATGGAGAGGAATTGATGACTTCTGCTAAAGAGGATATTGAATCTGGCAATTGTAttcaggggcagccgtggcctagtggttagagagttggtctttcaatctaggggttgctggttcgaatcccccctgacctctccctacatctccatccatggctgaagtgcccttgagcaaggcacctaaccccacattgatccagggactgtaaccaataccctgaaaaataatagttgtaagtcgctttgaataaaatgaaagcgtcagctaagtgcaatgtaatgtaatgtatcatgACAGTGCCAGAGGTGCAGTGAACCACGTATTCCATTGTGGCctctcacacacagataaacaatcaTACACTCATaaatacacgcagacacatacggtATATGAGTGCATATTTGCTTGTTGTCTTTCTGTCACTGGAGCTAGACtcagcagctctccctctctcccaacctCCAAACCTTggcatttggactcaaatgatgGACTCAAAAGACTGTATGGATTCAAGGGACTAGCCGTTATTCACATGAACCAGAGCTTGTTATGAATGTAACGTGTAACCGTCTACTATCAcctgtctacccccccccccccccaaactaaaagcaataaaaaagtTGATCAAAAAAAAGATTTGGCAACAATCATTCTATATATTCTCGGCTTACAACATATTGGCATTTCACTTTTTAGAGTACAATTGGAAATATATTGACTACAATGTTATTGCTCAATCTACAAATTCACTACAAGTGTTGCAAGTGTGGATGCAGTACAACAGTGTCTGATCTTGCGCAACATTATGCATTGTTCTGCACAGTAATTGTGGTTTTGTTAAATGTCAATCAAATCAACTGCctgaaaataattaaaaaaaccatCAGGGATTTCCAGATATAGCCTAATGAAGTGATATGGCACCTTTCCCAGAAGCTTACAACACTCAATAGCCTATCTCTTAGTATCATCATCATGCTATCTCTCCAGATCTCTTCTTCGGGGAAAAGTAGTTATCATTCCCATCTTGTTTACGGGTGAGAAGATTCCTCTAGGCTTAATTGttaggagagaaatggagagtttAAAGTGAATGGCAGCGAAAACGTGTGGGCCGactttgaagaagaagaagatttaGACAAAGGACTTGTCTGGACAAGACTGCAGCATCATcctgaaagtgaaagtaaacAATTGCTGCTATATAGCACACGGACAGGTACACCTGATCATGCAATCGCTCACACTCTCACTTTTCAACACTGCTCCAGAAGAAAGcttctccatccattcattgatccTCTGAAGACAATCAACACCATCCAGGAGAACATCCTACGAAGGCAATCTTCATCCATCCTCCGAAGAAGACCATCTCCAGCATCCATCCTCCAAAGAAGACCATCTTTCCGCTCATTCTCCAAAGAACATCTCAGTTCATTCCTTCATCTTCAGAAGAGCGTCTgcatctccctccatcccctcttcaGACGCCTCCTCCTCACACCTTAATCCAGTCAACATGATGACTCGCATCGCACTTCTCCTTCTTATTGCAGCATCCCTCTACTGCACCGTCACTGCAGGTAAGATGAAGACAAAGGCATGACTTTACAAGTTATATCTTTGAAATAGCTCCTTTATTAAACACCTTtgcaattcttttttttcttttttttgcatttcatttTGCAAGGGCCACGTGGGGGTATATGCAATGTTATGAACAACAACACTAATGGTGAGACAGGATCCTTAAACAGTAGTCCTATTTTTGACCAAAAATAATGACACCCCTGCTAAATGTCTTGAGAATGACCAATAGCAACTGATTGTTGGCATatccgtagccccataatgcattgaaattgaaaagttaactagtaGGCTAATACGCTACTACATGTATAACATAACGcttggcctttagtaatgcactatgacttggtcattgccattctggtaacagcatttTTTTAATACTGTGTCTGAATGGGTTGAGGGGATGCAGGCCGGGGGAGGCGCTTTAGAAGGTGATTTATTTTGGACAAAAGCTAAGAGTGCAGAGTTCAAGGATTCTGTGGCTCTAGTCCAGACACTGGGAACTTTCtccgctctgctctactctaagtTAGGACATTTCCAGGAAATCTGTGTCCCATAGTGCCAGAGCTCTTTATATAGGCCAGCATGTTTGCAAACAGATAACacaaaagagaaagcgagagcttTTGTTTGATTTGTGCTGTTCTCTGCCATGGAAGCTAGTCAAACAGTACAGTTTGATCAGAGGTCACTACTCGGCATGTAGTGTGTGTTACCAGTGACGACATGCATGCCCAGCACCACAGGAAACATGAAACTGTTGTCCATAAGCTGCCTTGTTTGTTttcatattttacatttttaacTGTTTATAATTACATATTTTCTTTGAAGGCTATGTCATTTATCAACAACACTTTTCCATGTTGTGTCCTTGTAGGAACTGGGGACATTGCACGAGACTGTTGCTTGTCCATCAATCCACTGCCCCTACCCCGAAGGCTGGCGGCCTCGTATAAGCTGTCCGACCCAGGATGCAACCTCAAGGCCACTGTGTAAGTCTCACTTTCAGTATTTTCAAATCTTAAGACAAGGCCCACGTGTTTTTTTCAGTGGTACAATGTTCCACTGGCATGACAGTGTGCATGATGAGACTTCGTAGAACATTCATTGGGAgaattaaaatgtttaaaaacattCGTTATTGTATCTAAGGAAACAGCCAAAACTGAGAGGCAAGAAAAAGACCCACTCTTTAATACTACATAATGTAACATTACAACTGGATATAGGCTCTTAGTGAATTATTCACCAGTGATTTTTAATTCCCTCTTTTGTAAGCCACTACAGTATTGGATAAAAAaataagtgtcatgtaatgtcattttTTGTACTAGTGTATTTAAGTGTCGCAACTCTTGTACAGATTTACCACCAGGAAGGGGAAACATGTCTGCGCCCCACTACCTGAGGACAGCGAATGGGTGCGCAAGCTGATTGCTCTGCTGGATAAACAATAAAAAGGTAAAATAATACCAGATTTTAGTTTAGAATGTTGTTGGTGCTGGTGATTAAACTGACCCCCATACAAGGTTACATGTGTGTAACTCAATGTcatgtaacacacacagagacgatcTCACAGATTTGCTGTGCAATCTCCCCTAACCTTTCATTTGTTGTACCACCACTATACACTTGTTGACATTGTGTGATTTCATGTTTTCCATTTTCATGGTTTTTCATCAGAACTATGTCTCATCTGCCCCCCTTTACCCATCAATCATACCCACACTGATGTCATCACTTCCTCTTTATGTGGCCCACAGGTTCAGTGTGTTTCCTTTTGGGCGACGACGTGGCAGGGAGAAACAGGAAGCACTCAGGTGATACTGTGTTAAACACAGGGGAAACCCAGCACGTTCATCATGGCATTACTGTTCACAATGTCAAGGAAGACTCAAACTTGCACACT includes the following:
- the LOC134445929 gene encoding C-C motif chemokine 26-like, yielding MMTRIALLLLIAASLYCTVTAGTGDIARDCCLSINPLPLPRRLAASYKLSDPGCNLKATVFTTRKGKHVCAPLPEDSEWVRKLIALLDKQ